One window of Pseudomonas sp. FP198 genomic DNA carries:
- a CDS encoding 1-aminocyclopropane-1-carboxylate deaminase/D-cysteine desulfhydrase, with protein MLLSALDWHPQPRLEPLHLDWLARAGIEVAVLRLDRIDPLISGNKWFKLLHHLRAAQANGAEGVISLGGAYSNHLHALAAAGQRFGFQTVGLLRGHPRETPTTLDLQTFGMTLHWLGYGGYRERHEPGFWAPWQAKYPHLWPIAEGGSGLPGAQGCMSWVTAARSQLATLGWEDYDGWWLACGTGTSLAGLVLAEAGEHPVHGVLAVPEDHGVLQHVESILVEAGLGNPGYELLDGSRGGFARVDAELSEFIETAVAIELEPLYTGKALMLLKARVEAGVFGAGTRLIFVHTGGLQGRRGFE; from the coding sequence ATGCTTTTGTCTGCCCTCGACTGGCATCCTCAACCGCGCCTCGAACCCCTTCACCTCGACTGGCTGGCGCGGGCCGGTATCGAGGTGGCGGTCTTGCGCCTGGACCGGATCGATCCGCTCATCAGCGGCAATAAATGGTTCAAGCTGCTTCATCATCTGCGTGCTGCCCAAGCCAACGGTGCAGAGGGCGTGATCAGCCTCGGCGGCGCTTATTCCAATCATCTGCATGCGTTGGCGGCGGCGGGGCAGCGATTCGGTTTCCAGACGGTGGGGTTATTGCGCGGCCATCCCCGGGAGACGCCTACGACGCTTGATCTACAGACGTTCGGCATGACCTTGCACTGGTTGGGTTACGGCGGGTATCGAGAGCGGCATGAGCCGGGGTTCTGGGCTCCCTGGCAGGCAAAGTACCCGCATTTATGGCCGATAGCTGAAGGGGGCTCGGGGTTGCCCGGCGCGCAAGGCTGCATGTCCTGGGTAACGGCCGCCCGCAGCCAATTGGCCACGTTGGGTTGGGAGGATTATGACGGTTGGTGGCTGGCGTGCGGCACCGGGACGTCGCTGGCGGGGCTGGTTCTGGCTGAAGCGGGCGAGCATCCGGTTCATGGTGTCCTGGCGGTGCCTGAAGACCATGGGGTGCTGCAACATGTTGAAAGCATTCTGGTGGAGGCGGGGCTGGGCAATCCAGGTTATGAGTTGCTTGACGGCAGCCGTGGCGGTTTTGCCCGGGTGGATGCCGAGCTCAGCGAGTTCATCGAGACCGCTGTCGCTATCGAGCTGGAACCGCTGTACACCGGCAAGGCGCTGATGCTGCTTAAGGCCCGGGTCGAGGCCGGGGTGTTTGGCGCAGGCACTCGCTTGATTTTCGTTCATACCGGTGGTTTGCAAGGCCGCCGCGGGTTCGAGTGA
- a CDS encoding NADPH-dependent 2,4-dienoyl-CoA reductase, translating to MTAPHYPHLLAPLDLGFTTLRNRTLMGSMHTGLEEKPGGFERMAAYFAERARGGVGLMVTGGIGPNDEGGVYSGAAKLTTEEEALKHQVVTRAVHEAGGKICMQILHAGRYAYSPKQVAPSAIQAPINPFKPKELDEEGIEKQIGDFVTCSVLAQKAEYDGVEIMGSEGYFINQFLAAHTNHRTDRWGGSYENRMRLPVEIVRRVREAVGPNFIIIFRLSMLDLVEGGSTWDEIVQLAKAIEQAGATIINTGIGWHEARIPTIATKVPRAAFSKVTAKLRGSVSIPLITTNRINTPEVAEQILAEGDADMVSMARPFLADPEFVNKAAAGRADEINTCIGCNQACLDHTFGGKLTSCLVNPRACHETELNYLPVTQVKKIAVVGAGPAGLSAATVAAERGHQVTLFDSASEIGGQFNVAKRVPGKEEFFETLRYFKRKLQTTHVELCLDTRVDVAQLVAGGFDEIILATGIAPRVPAIPGVEHPKVLSYLDVILGRQPVGRSVAVIGAGGIGFDVSEFLVHQGVATSLDREAFWKEWGIDTQLQARGGVAGVKPEPHVPARQVFLLQRKKSKVGDGLGKTTGWIHRTGLKNKQVQMLNSVEYLKIDDEGLHIRIGEAGEPQVLAVDNVVICAGQDPLRELQEGLEAAGQTVHLIGGADVAAELDAKRAINQGSRLAAQL from the coding sequence ATGACCGCCCCTCATTACCCGCATTTGCTGGCCCCGTTGGACCTGGGTTTCACCACGTTGCGCAACCGTACCCTGATGGGATCGATGCACACCGGCCTTGAAGAAAAGCCCGGCGGCTTCGAGCGCATGGCGGCGTACTTCGCCGAGCGGGCCCGGGGTGGGGTCGGCCTGATGGTCACCGGTGGAATCGGGCCGAACGATGAAGGTGGCGTGTACTCCGGCGCGGCCAAGCTGACCACCGAGGAAGAGGCCCTCAAGCATCAGGTCGTCACGCGGGCCGTGCACGAAGCGGGGGGCAAGATCTGCATGCAGATCCTCCACGCGGGACGTTATGCCTACAGCCCCAAGCAGGTGGCGCCAAGCGCGATCCAGGCGCCGATCAACCCGTTCAAGCCCAAGGAGCTGGACGAAGAGGGCATCGAGAAACAGATCGGCGATTTTGTCACCTGTTCGGTATTGGCTCAGAAGGCCGAGTACGACGGTGTCGAAATCATGGGCTCGGAAGGCTATTTCATCAACCAGTTCCTGGCGGCGCATACCAACCACCGTACCGACCGCTGGGGTGGGAGCTACGAAAACCGCATGCGTCTGCCGGTGGAAATCGTGCGCCGCGTACGCGAAGCGGTGGGGCCGAATTTTATCATTATCTTTCGTCTGTCCATGCTCGACCTGGTTGAGGGTGGCAGCACCTGGGATGAAATCGTCCAGTTGGCCAAGGCCATCGAACAGGCTGGCGCAACGATTATCAACACCGGTATCGGTTGGCATGAGGCGCGTATTCCCACTATCGCCACCAAGGTCCCGCGGGCGGCGTTCAGTAAAGTCACCGCCAAGCTGCGCGGCTCGGTGAGTATTCCGTTGATCACCACCAACCGCATCAACACCCCTGAGGTGGCCGAGCAGATCCTCGCCGAGGGCGACGCCGACATGGTGTCCATGGCGCGGCCGTTCCTTGCGGACCCGGAGTTCGTCAACAAGGCCGCCGCTGGCCGCGCGGACGAAATCAATACCTGCATCGGCTGCAACCAGGCCTGCCTCGATCATACGTTCGGGGGCAAGCTCACCAGTTGCCTGGTGAACCCGCGGGCCTGCCATGAAACCGAACTCAATTACCTGCCCGTGACCCAGGTGAAGAAAATCGCCGTGGTGGGCGCCGGTCCTGCCGGATTGTCCGCGGCCACCGTGGCGGCCGAACGCGGTCATCAAGTGACGCTGTTCGATTCGGCCAGCGAAATTGGCGGCCAGTTCAACGTCGCCAAGCGCGTTCCGGGCAAGGAGGAGTTCTTCGAAACCCTGCGTTATTTCAAACGCAAGCTGCAGACTACCCACGTCGAGTTGTGCCTCGATACCCGGGTCGATGTGGCGCAACTGGTGGCCGGCGGTTTTGACGAGATCATCCTGGCCACCGGCATCGCCCCGCGCGTACCGGCGATCCCGGGAGTCGAGCATCCCAAGGTGCTGAGCTACCTGGACGTGATCCTGGGCCGCCAGCCGGTGGGCCGCAGTGTCGCCGTGATCGGGGCCGGCGGGATCGGTTTCGATGTGTCGGAGTTTCTCGTCCATCAGGGGGTTGCCACCAGCCTGGACCGTGAAGCGTTCTGGAAGGAATGGGGCATCGACACCCAGCTGCAGGCTCGCGGCGGCGTGGCTGGAGTCAAGCCCGAACCTCATGTACCGGCGCGGCAGGTGTTCCTGTTGCAGCGCAAGAAGTCCAAGGTCGGCGACGGGCTGGGCAAGACCACCGGCTGGATTCATCGCACCGGCCTGAAGAACAAACAGGTGCAGATGCTCAACAGCGTCGAATACCTGAAGATCGATGACGAAGGCCTGCACATTCGCATCGGCGAAGCGGGCGAGCCGCAAGTGCTGGCCGTCGACAACGTGGTGATTTGCGCCGGCCAGGATCCGTTGCGCGAGTTGCAGGAAGGCCTGGAAGCGGCGGGGCAGACTGTCCACCTTATCGGCGGTGCCGACGTGGCGGCCGAGCTGGATGCCAAGCGCGCGATCAACCAGGGCTCGCGGTTGGCGGCGCAGTTGTAG
- a CDS encoding T-complex 10 C-terminal domain-containing protein codes for MPISWPVLNVAVDPLAIYNLINAPGSVQNKDGTTSLADKSVVDAEKNSVTRPDGIIQYDDGTVKHPDGRIVFANGQTEYPDGSVLYPDGDWLDKDGHKIN; via the coding sequence TTGCCAATCTCTTGGCCTGTTTTAAACGTCGCTGTTGATCCTCTCGCCATTTATAACCTTATCAACGCGCCCGGAAGTGTCCAGAACAAAGATGGAACAACTTCTTTAGCCGATAAAAGTGTGGTTGATGCAGAAAAAAATTCCGTGACGCGACCGGATGGAATTATTCAGTACGATGACGGAACAGTGAAACATCCTGACGGGCGTATTGTTTTTGCCAACGGCCAGACTGAGTATCCGGATGGCAGCGTGTTGTATCCCGATGGAGATTGGCTGGATAAAGACGGTCATAAAATCAATTGA
- a CDS encoding SurA N-terminal domain-containing protein encodes MLQNIRDNSQGWIAKTIIGIIVALMALTGFEAIFQATTNSNDAAKVNGEKISQNELSQAVDMQRRQLMQQLGKDFDASLLDEKMLRDSALKGLIDRKLLLQGAHDAKFAFSEAALDQVILQTPEFQVDGKFSPERFDQVIRQLGYGRLQFREMLAQEMLIGQLRAGLAGSGFVTDAQVLAFARLEKQTRDFATLTVKADPAAVKLTDDEVKAYYDQHAKEFMTPDQVVIDYLELKKASFFDQVSVKDEDLQAAYQKEIANLSEQRRAAHILIEVNDKVTEAQAKAKIEEIQARLAKGESFEALAKEFSQDPGSANNGGDLGYAGPGVYDPEFEKALYALSKDQVSAPVRTDFGLHLIKLLGVEAPEVPSFASLKDKLTRDLKTQQVEQRFVEATKQLEDASFEASDLAQPAQDLKLTVHTSAPFGREGGEGIAANRAVITAAFSPEVLEEGANSTAIELDPETVVVLRAKEHRKPQQLPLETVAGPIRAQLAKEHASAAAKTQADELIASLRDGKTALDKPVNGQGWKVVEAATRNQEGIDPAVLQALFRMSKPESKDKPTFVSVTLPDGGVTVLRLNGVNEGAAPTEEEKAEYRRYLASRVGQQDFAAYRKQLESEADIKHF; translated from the coding sequence ATGCTGCAGAATATCAGGGACAATTCACAAGGCTGGATTGCCAAGACCATCATCGGGATCATCGTCGCATTGATGGCGTTGACCGGTTTCGAAGCTATTTTTCAAGCCACCACCAACAGCAATGACGCGGCCAAGGTCAACGGCGAAAAAATCAGCCAGAACGAGCTGAGCCAGGCGGTCGACATGCAACGCCGTCAGCTCATGCAACAGTTGGGCAAGGATTTCGATGCCTCCCTGCTGGACGAGAAGATGTTGCGTGACTCGGCGCTCAAAGGGCTGATCGATCGCAAGCTGCTGCTGCAAGGCGCACACGATGCGAAATTCGCTTTCTCCGAAGCCGCGCTGGACCAGGTGATCCTGCAAACGCCGGAGTTCCAGGTCGACGGTAAATTCAGCCCGGAGCGTTTCGACCAGGTGATTCGCCAGTTGGGCTACGGCCGACTGCAGTTCCGCGAAATGCTGGCGCAGGAAATGCTCATTGGCCAATTGCGTGCCGGTCTCGCGGGCAGCGGCTTTGTCACCGATGCCCAGGTGTTGGCATTCGCCCGCCTGGAAAAACAGACCCGCGATTTCGCTACGCTCACCGTCAAGGCGGATCCGGCAGCCGTGAAGCTGACCGACGATGAGGTCAAGGCTTACTACGACCAGCACGCCAAGGAATTCATGACGCCTGATCAGGTAGTCATCGACTATCTCGAGCTGAAGAAAGCTTCGTTCTTCGATCAGGTCAGCGTCAAGGATGAAGACCTGCAGGCGGCTTATCAGAAAGAAATCGCCAATCTTTCCGAACAGCGTCGTGCTGCGCACATCCTGATCGAAGTGAACGACAAGGTCACCGAAGCCCAGGCCAAGGCCAAGATCGAGGAAATCCAGGCTCGATTGGCCAAAGGCGAGTCGTTTGAGGCGCTGGCGAAGGAGTTCTCCCAGGATCCGGGCTCTGCCAACAACGGCGGCGATCTCGGTTATGCCGGTCCAGGCGTCTACGATCCGGAGTTCGAAAAGGCGCTGTATGCGTTGAGCAAGGATCAGGTCTCGGCACCGGTGCGAACCGATTTCGGCCTGCATTTGATCAAGCTGCTGGGTGTCGAAGCGCCTGAGGTTCCGAGTTTCGCGAGCCTCAAGGACAAGCTGACCCGCGATTTGAAGACCCAGCAAGTGGAGCAGCGGTTCGTCGAGGCGACCAAACAACTGGAGGACGCTTCGTTCGAAGCTTCCGACCTGGCCCAGCCAGCCCAGGACCTTAAGCTGACCGTCCATACGTCGGCACCGTTCGGTCGTGAAGGCGGCGAAGGGATCGCGGCCAACCGTGCCGTGATCACCGCTGCGTTCAGCCCGGAAGTGCTGGAGGAGGGGGCCAACAGTACCGCCATCGAGCTGGACCCGGAAACCGTCGTGGTGCTGCGTGCCAAGGAGCATCGCAAGCCCCAGCAGCTTCCGCTGGAAACCGTGGCCGGGCCGATCCGAGCCCAGTTGGCCAAGGAACACGCCAGCGCTGCCGCCAAGACCCAGGCCGATGAGTTGATTGCCAGCCTGCGCGATGGCAAGACGGCGCTGGACAAGCCTGTCAACGGTCAAGGCTGGAAAGTCGTCGAAGCGGCGACCCGCAACCAGGAAGGTATCGACCCTGCGGTACTGCAGGCGCTGTTCCGCATGTCCAAGCCTGAGTCGAAGGACAAGCCGACGTTCGTCAGCGTGACCCTGCCTGACGGCGGCGTGACGGTCCTGCGCTTGAACGGCGTCAACGAAGGCGCTGCACCGACCGAGGAAGAAAAGGCCGAATACCGTCGGTACCTGGCGTCCCGTGTCGGCCAGCAGGACTTCGCGGCTTATCGCAAGCAATTGGAGAGCGAGGCGGACATCAAGCACTTCTGA
- a CDS encoding DUF2242 domain-containing protein, with protein MFRSFHMRTVGLALLLVVATGCSSKKAAIYEHENFDDSGTFSRTYPVTDVATCEAGRRALLSQGYIITSSDPKLVSGHKSFQQTGDTHMEISFNLVCAEDGGPGHRATIFANALQDRYALKKTNNSASLGVGVLGSVSMPIGSSDDSMVKVASETVSAAKFYERFFALVEVFLPPEAKKAAGNVDKPKAELGIPEPKVEPAPLAPAATPAPATIPAPEPTPAPVAPVEEAAPAPGETAPAASEPVAPPAEPAPIAPSEPESYAPPSTETVTPPPPSSLPAPTEPIQPLPAS; from the coding sequence ATGTTCAGATCATTTCACATGCGCACCGTTGGGCTGGCATTGCTGCTGGTCGTCGCGACCGGTTGCTCTTCCAAGAAAGCGGCCATCTACGAGCACGAGAACTTCGATGATTCGGGCACGTTCTCGCGTACCTATCCGGTGACTGACGTGGCGACTTGTGAAGCAGGGCGTCGTGCGTTGCTGAGCCAGGGGTACATCATCACCAGCAGCGATCCGAAGCTGGTCAGCGGCCACAAGAGTTTCCAGCAGACTGGCGACACCCACATGGAGATCAGTTTCAACCTGGTCTGTGCCGAAGATGGCGGTCCGGGCCATCGTGCAACCATCTTTGCCAACGCGCTACAGGACCGGTATGCCCTGAAGAAGACCAATAACTCCGCCAGCCTGGGCGTGGGTGTATTGGGGTCGGTGTCGATGCCGATTGGCTCGTCGGACGATTCGATGGTCAAGGTCGCCAGCGAAACGGTGTCCGCAGCCAAATTCTATGAGCGTTTCTTTGCGCTGGTGGAGGTGTTCCTGCCTCCCGAAGCGAAAAAAGCCGCTGGAAACGTCGACAAACCGAAAGCCGAACTGGGCATTCCAGAGCCGAAGGTGGAGCCGGCTCCCCTGGCTCCCGCCGCAACTCCAGCGCCCGCGACAATCCCGGCACCCGAGCCGACTCCTGCTCCCGTTGCGCCGGTCGAAGAGGCTGCTCCAGCACCTGGCGAAACCGCGCCTGCCGCTTCCGAGCCGGTCGCGCCGCCTGCCGAGCCTGCGCCGATCGCTCCCAGCGAGCCGGAGTCCTACGCACCCCCGTCGACAGAGACCGTTACTCCGCCACCGCCCAGTTCCTTGCCGGCGCCAACCGAGCCGATCCAGCCGCTCCCTGCATCCTGA
- a CDS encoding type VI secretion system Vgr family protein — translation MRNDTDYSFSLTLTESNLQLHVQRFDGREALNQPFRFDLDLIGLAPPINLDTILGQQAFLHLGTESGVHGIVDSVSLTSHARQCIGYRLTLVPYLQRLEQSPRRRVFGRLSAVQVLQHLLKEHELPAHSYRFELPHGHYPCRPFCVQYDESDLELLQRLCEEEGIHYHFEHAPTGHVLVFAEDATSFPDQPVGLNLHQEEGRRPAIARLYQRHHLTPPMLPANARDRASAAIFATSAANHPFIGPALEAAWHNVAHTQQAGRRTLERLRCTYSDIHGQSSQPTLRSAVIVQIEGHPISTFNDQWLVTEITHRGRQPSILDAPSSLLPASRHYRNRFLAIPWSTVFRPALKHPKPRIAGSHLAYVHGQHGHGQVNVSLWTREGEVVTLPLSRLTLHDTQAPPAGSQVLVTFLDGDPDRPVLCPGIFGPPGLGASDVGGPIVGPSTPPRRNTGLLLDWLLNRPDPTA, via the coding sequence ATGCGCAACGACACGGATTATTCCTTCAGCCTCACACTCACCGAAAGCAACCTGCAGCTTCACGTCCAGAGATTCGACGGCCGAGAAGCCCTCAACCAACCTTTTCGGTTCGACCTCGACTTGATTGGCCTGGCGCCCCCGATAAACCTCGACACCATTCTCGGCCAACAGGCGTTTCTGCACCTGGGTACCGAGTCGGGTGTGCATGGGATCGTGGACAGCGTCAGCCTGACCTCCCATGCCCGGCAATGCATAGGCTATCGCCTGACGCTGGTGCCTTACCTGCAGAGGCTGGAGCAGAGTCCGCGACGCCGGGTCTTTGGCCGACTCAGCGCAGTCCAGGTGCTGCAACACTTGCTGAAAGAACACGAACTGCCCGCCCACAGTTACCGGTTTGAATTGCCACACGGGCACTACCCATGCCGGCCGTTCTGTGTCCAATACGACGAAAGCGATCTGGAACTGTTGCAACGGCTGTGTGAGGAAGAAGGCATCCACTATCACTTCGAGCACGCCCCTACCGGCCATGTGCTGGTATTTGCCGAAGATGCGACAAGTTTCCCTGATCAGCCGGTCGGGTTGAACCTGCATCAGGAGGAAGGCCGGCGGCCAGCAATAGCGCGACTGTACCAGCGCCATCACCTCACGCCACCGATGTTGCCGGCCAACGCCAGGGATCGGGCGTCGGCGGCGATTTTTGCAACCTCGGCAGCCAACCACCCTTTCATCGGCCCCGCGCTGGAAGCCGCCTGGCACAACGTCGCACATACCCAGCAAGCGGGTCGCCGTACCCTTGAGCGGCTGCGCTGCACATACAGCGACATCCACGGCCAGAGCAGCCAGCCAACCCTGCGCAGCGCCGTCATCGTGCAGATCGAAGGCCATCCGATATCAACGTTCAACGATCAATGGCTGGTTACCGAGATCACGCATCGCGGGCGGCAGCCTTCGATCCTCGACGCCCCGTCTTCCTTGCTTCCTGCGTCCCGACACTATCGCAATCGGTTCCTGGCGATCCCATGGTCGACGGTGTTCAGGCCAGCCCTCAAGCACCCGAAGCCGCGCATCGCCGGCAGTCATCTTGCCTATGTGCACGGTCAGCATGGGCATGGCCAGGTTAACGTCAGCCTTTGGACCCGGGAGGGCGAAGTCGTCACATTGCCTCTGTCGCGGTTGACCCTGCATGACACCCAGGCGCCGCCGGCTGGCAGCCAGGTGCTGGTGACTTTTCTCGACGGCGATCCCGACAGGCCAGTGTTATGCCCTGGAATATTCGGCCCCCCGGGACTCGGCGCTAGCGACGTCGGCGGGCCAATCGTCGGCCCTTCAACGCCGCCCCGTCGTAATACGGGATTATTGCTGGACTGGCTGCTGAACCGTCCTGACCCCACCGCTTGA
- a CDS encoding AraC family transcriptional regulator → MQKPMRLGDLSVGFVHSLADAVASHGHDPQPLLEQYGLDAARLAEPGARLSIPRYMRLGHAAIQLTQDPALGLRMGQLSRLSQAGLAGVTAAQAPTVREAARCMIRFEPLYGSNYRGQSSLHEDARGAWLRFYSISPYNAYNRFVVDSIIAGWLQQLSSVCDVVLRAERIEIEFAEPTYLEAYRSLGEGPIQFAAEQNQLRLGLDSLALRNPQHCPSTWHHLVQLCERELEQLTRTRTLRERIIQLLGPLLNGGREPDLEEVAMRLKLPTWTLRRKLAEEGTQFRAILNDTRRDLAMTYIRDTELAFGEIAYLLGFASAEAFQRAFKRWNNQTPGEFRRSRRAT, encoded by the coding sequence ATGCAAAAGCCTATGCGCCTGGGTGACCTGTCCGTAGGTTTCGTCCATAGCCTGGCGGACGCAGTAGCCAGTCACGGCCATGACCCACAGCCATTGCTCGAACAATACGGCCTCGATGCCGCGCGCCTGGCTGAGCCCGGGGCGCGCCTGTCGATCCCGCGCTACATGCGCCTGGGCCATGCCGCCATCCAACTGACACAGGATCCGGCCTTGGGCCTGCGCATGGGCCAGCTCAGTCGCCTGAGCCAGGCCGGACTGGCCGGCGTCACCGCGGCCCAGGCGCCCACCGTACGCGAAGCCGCACGCTGCATGATCCGCTTCGAGCCGCTTTACGGTTCCAACTACCGTGGTCAATCGAGTCTTCACGAGGATGCCCGGGGCGCGTGGCTGCGGTTCTATTCCATCAGCCCGTATAACGCCTACAACCGCTTCGTCGTGGACTCGATCATTGCTGGCTGGCTCCAGCAGCTGTCCAGCGTCTGCGACGTGGTGTTGCGGGCCGAACGTATCGAAATCGAATTCGCGGAGCCAACTTACCTCGAAGCCTACCGCAGCCTCGGCGAAGGCCCGATCCAGTTCGCAGCCGAGCAGAACCAATTGCGCCTGGGGCTGGACAGCCTCGCGCTGCGCAACCCACAGCATTGCCCGAGCACCTGGCACCATCTGGTTCAGTTATGTGAGCGGGAACTGGAACAACTGACTCGCACCCGCACCCTGCGCGAGCGAATCATTCAGTTGCTGGGGCCGCTGCTCAACGGCGGACGGGAGCCGGATCTGGAAGAAGTGGCGATGCGCCTGAAGCTGCCGACCTGGACGCTGCGCCGCAAGCTGGCGGAAGAAGGTACGCAGTTCCGGGCGATCCTCAACGACACGCGCCGAGACCTCGCCATGACGTACATCCGCGACACGGAACTGGCCTTCGGCGAAATCGCTTACCTGCTGGGGTTCGCCTCGGCCGAGGCATTCCAACGGGCTTTCAAGCGCTGGAACAACCAGACGCCGGGAGAGTTCCGGCGTAGCCGTAGAGCGACTTGA